A stretch of DNA from Ensifer sp. WSM1721:
CTCGGCGGCCGCGTTCGGGTGCCGTCTTCCATGAACGCGCTCTGCGTTGACCGGCGCCAGTGGAAAGGTCTCGGGGTCAACCCTAGCCTTGGCGCGCCGTCGGACGAACTAGCCGATGCCTACAGGGCCATGGGCGTAAAGCCGACCTATACATGCGCGCCCTATCTTCTCGACGGTGCGCCCGCTTTTGGGCAGCGGATCGCCTGGGCGGAATCGAACGCCGTTGTCTTTGCCAACTCGGTGCTGGGCGCGCGCACGATGAAATTTCCCGACTATCTCGATATCCTTGTAGCCATGACCGGCCGCGCGCCGAATGCCGATTGCTATCTGGCGGACAAGCGCCTGGCGACGCTTCGGATCGATGTGCCGCGACCCGATGTGCTCGACGATTCCTTCTGGCCGGCATTGGGGTATCACGTCGGCAAGATCGCGACGAACGACATCCCCGTCCTTGCCGGCCTGGAAGGGCTGCCTGTTTCCCATGACGATCTCAAGGCCTTTGGCGCGGCGTTCGCAACCACGTCGGCGGTGGCGATGTTCCATATTGTCGGCGCCACACCCGAAGCGGGGACCGTGGATCAGGCGACGGGTGGTTTGAGTTCGGTGCGCCGTCACAGGGTGACCGTCGAGGCCTTGACTGAGACATGGCACGAACTCAACAATGCCCCCTCGGCCGATGTCGACCTTGTCTCGCTGGGAAACCCGCATTTCTCGCTGACGGAGTGCGAGCGACTGGCTGCCCTATGTGCCGGCAGAAAGAAAGCGGACAAAGCCGAGATGATCGTCACCTGCGGAAGGGACGTTTTCGAAAAAGCCAGGAAGGCCGGGTTTGTCGACGCGATCTCGAAATTCGGAGGCCGGTTCCTGAACGATACCTGCTGGTGCCTGATCGCGGAGCCGGTCATCGCGCCCGACGTCAGGCATATCATGACCAATTCCGGAAAATACGCGCATTATGGCCCCGCGGCTGTCGGCAGGGGGTTCCATTTCGGAAGTCTG
This window harbors:
- a CDS encoding aconitase X — its product is MNGECLVAGVGAGELLFADVGLSFMGGVHSETGLVIDTHHPLHGSSVSGKILAIPSGRGSCAGSLAIFELIMNGHAPRALIFYHKETILTLGVVIAREFFQKSIPVVCLSAEDFASLAEARYAVVYNGVVDISFSAPSVAVDEGDLTSLNLEDFELTEMDGRFLDGEFGDAGRVAMRTIIRTAQIEGANSLVDVDMAHIDGCFYHGPGVLQFAKRLLELGGRVRVPSSMNALCVDRRQWKGLGVNPSLGAPSDELADAYRAMGVKPTYTCAPYLLDGAPAFGQRIAWAESNAVVFANSVLGARTMKFPDYLDILVAMTGRAPNADCYLADKRLATLRIDVPRPDVLDDSFWPALGYHVGKIATNDIPVLAGLEGLPVSHDDLKAFGAAFATTSAVAMFHIVGATPEAGTVDQATGGLSSVRRHRVTVEALTETWHELNNAPSADVDLVSLGNPHFSLTECERLAALCAGRKKADKAEMIVTCGRDVFEKARKAGFVDAISKFGGRFLNDTCWCLIAEPVIAPDVRHIMTNSGKYAHYGPAAVGRGFHFGSLERCVDAACNGVAETALPGWLSASAIS